One region of Oryza sativa Japonica Group chromosome 10, ASM3414082v1 genomic DNA includes:
- the LOC4348647 gene encoding acireductone dioxygenase 4 — translation MAHLVWMLGENGEEKSFENPNELLPLSRLEEIGVLYWHLDPKKSESEEELTKIRRERGYSYFDLTEICPDKLENYEEKLKSFYCEHIHADEEIRYCLEGSGYFDVRDKDDKWIRIWIKEGDMIILPAGIYHRFIVDSNNYIKLMRLFIGEPVWTAYNRPQEDHPVRQEYVKNVKGDTGFALAAH, via the exons ATGGCTCATCTG GTATGGATGCTGGGGGAGAACGGAGAGGAGAAGAGCTTCGAGAATCCCAACGAGTTGCTGCCACTCTCCAGACTTGAAG AGATCGGTGTGTTGTATTGGCACTTGGATCCTAAGAAGTCTGAAAGCGAAGAAGAGCTCACAAAAATCCGCAGAGAAAGAGGATACAGCTACTTT GATCTTACTGAGATATGCCCTGATAAATTGGAAAATTATGAGGAGAAGCTGAAGAGCTTCTATTGTGAGCACATTCATGCTGATGAAGAGATCCGGTACTGCTTGGAGGGTAGCGGTTACTTTGATGTCCGTGACAAGGATGACAAATGGATTCGGATTTGGATAAAAGAGGGAGACATGATCATCCTGCCAGCTGGGATTTATCATCGGTTCATCGTCGACAGCAACAACTATATCAAG CTCATGAGGCTCTTCATTGGAGAACCAGTCTGGACCGCATACAACCGGCCACAGGAAGACCATCCTGTGAGGCAAGAGTATGTCAAGAATGTGAAGGGGGACACCGGATTTGCTCTTGCCGCACATTGA
- the LOC4348648 gene encoding chlorophyllase-2, giving the protein MNMIAFAAQILAFCLLLLLLLLLQLQTTMAGDSSFSGVFDHGSHGVTLVKVDEAPRKCSSAAAAKKTDDDTAPAGGAPPKPLLVAAPCDAGVYPVVVFLHGYLAYNSFYSQLFEHVASHGFVVVGPQLYTMSGPDTTDEINSAAAVINWLAAGGLTSKLPPNVRADATKISISGHSRGGKVAFALALGHANVSLRGGAGGATIAALVAVDPVDGFAAGKQTPPPILTYGGANSLRVPAPVMVIGTGLGGLARAAPLLPACAPPGVSHGEFYGECAAPACHLVARDYGHTDMMDDVTPGARGLATRAVCRSGGARAPMRRFFGGAMVAFVKRWVEGEPELLDCVRARPETAPVVLSAVEFRDEAIANHSY; this is encoded by the exons ATGAACATGATCGCATTTGCGGCGCAAATCTTGGCGTTctgcctcctcctgctgctgctgttgctgctccaGTTGCAGACAACCATGGCGGGTGATTCTTCTTTCAGCGGCGTGTTCGACCATGGGAGCCATGGCGTCACCCTTGTCAAGGTCGACGAGGCGCCCAGGAagtgctcgtcggcggcggcggcgaagaagacGGATGATGATACTGCTCCGGCCGGTGGAGCGCCGCCGAAGCCGCTGCTGGTGGCGGCGCCGTGCGACGCCGGGGTGTACCCGGTGGTGGTGTTCTTGCATGGATACCTCGCCTATAATTCCTTCTACTCGCAGCTGTTCGAGCATGTCGCCTCCCATGGCTTCGTCGTCGTTGGCCCCCAG CTATATACGATGTCTGGACCGGATACCACCGACGAGATCAACTCGGCGGCGGCCGTCATCAactggctcgccgccggcggcctcacCTCGAAGCTGCCACCCAACGTCCGCGCCGACGCGACCAAGATCTCCATCTCCGGCCACAGCCGCGGCGGCAAGGTGGCGTTCGCGCTGGCGCTGGGCCACGCCAACGTCTCCctccggggcggcgccggcggcgccaccatcgccgccctcgtcgccgtcgaccccgtgGACGGCTTCGCCGCCGGGaagcagacgccgccgccgatcctCACCTACGGCGGCGCCAACTCCCTGCGCGTGCCGGCGCCGGTGATGGTCATCGGCACGGGCCTCGGCGGCCTCGCCCGGGCGGCGCCGCTGCTCCCGGCGTGCGCGCCGCCCGGGGTGAGCCACGGCGAGTTCTACGGCGAgtgcgcggcgccggcgtgccACCTGGTGGCGAGGGACTACGGCCACACCGACATGATGGACGACGTGACGCCCGGGGCCAGGGGCCTCGCGACGCGCGCCGTGtgcaggagcggcggcgccaggGCGCCCATGCGGCGGTTCTTcggcggcgccatggtcgcGTTCGTGAAGAGGTGGGTGGAAGGGGAGCCGGAGCTCCTGGACTGCGTCAGGGCGCGGCCGGAGACGGCGCCGGTGGTGCTGTCCGCCGTGGAGTTCCGCGACGAGGCGATAGCTAACCACTCTTATTAA
- the LOC107277697 gene encoding uncharacterized protein, with protein MAAAGGCLLLLLLGVVATVAAGAGPACETARCGKGHCVEEPGPLGLDAYRCDCDAGWSNMLKLIPASPCTIPNSTPIYMPSHFTAVHIYTISLFFSIQTLLSLIKLNLGAMDLTSLAGTVDSACFNTSISLPNSPRAASRSLTVSCVAVNCGPGGQRVKEEGFSYHCACSPGFVNMLNLTELPCIKNCAFGKDCAALGLSPASTPAPAPTPAGTLRETNWFQL; from the exons atggccgccgccggcggttgcTTGCTTCTTCTGCTGCTCGGTGtggtcgccaccgtcgccgccg GTGCAGGTCCGGCGTGCGAGACGGCGAGGTGCGGCAAGGGGCACTGCGTGGAGGAGCCGGGGCCGTTGGGGCTGGACGCCTACCGCTGCGACTGCGACGCCGGCTGGTCCAACATGTTGAAGCTCATCCCGGCCTCGCCGTGCACCATCCCAAACTCTACACCCATATATATGCCTTCTCACTTCACAGCagttcatatatatact atttcacttttttttagtATCCAAACTTTATTAAGTTTAATCAAGCTTAATTTAGGAGCGATGGATTTAACAAGCCTCGCAGGCACCGTTGACAGCGCGTGCTTCAACACCAGCATCTCTCTGCCCAACAGCCCAAGGGCGGCATCCCGCTCACTGACAGTAT CTTGCGTTGCGGTCAACTGCGGGCCGGGAGGGCAGCGCGTGAAGGAGGAAGGGTTCAGCTACCACTGCGCCTGCTCGCCGGGATTCGTCAACATGCTCAACCTCACCGAGCTCCCCTGCATCAAGAATT GTGCATTCGGCAAGGACTGCGCCGCTCTGGGACTCTCCCCGGCGAGCACACCGGCACCGGCGCCGACACCGGCTG GTACTTTACGGGAAACAAATTGGTTTCAATTATAG
- the LOC4348649 gene encoding alkylated DNA repair protein ALKBH6 homolog: MEDDKTTQESSAAAAPPLRSLADYAVGPIPTLLYVPGFISDAEQSQLLHHIYQAPAPKWKSLKNRRLQNWGGVVHEKGLLPQALPSWLTKITDRICQWTGLFPSAINHVLINEYHPNQGIMPHQDGPAYFPVVAIISLASPVVIDFTPHQRLKGEDFTDPQNAHSGESQATTTESNGSHNLEGANETDPASSSLLLMPCSLLIFKDQAYTDYLHGIQDNELQNLDKVANMLQCPEFKHLNSGDGQGNTDESCSLEQSGVYRRTARRVSLTCRLVLKVHKKLFKM, translated from the exons atggagGACGACAAGACGACCCAAGaatcatcggcggcggcggcgccgccgctgaggAGCCTCGCGGACTACGCCGTCGGCCCCATCCCGACCCTCCTCTACGTCCCCGGCTTCATCTCCGACGCCGAGCAGTCCCAGCTTCTCCACCAT ATTTACCAGGCGCCAGCGCCCAAGTGGAAGTCACTCAAGAACCGGAGGCTGCAGAACTGGG GAGGAGTGGTGCATGAGAAGGGGCTCCTGCCGCAGGCAT TACCTTCATGGCTAACAAAGATAACCGACCGAATCTGCCAATGGACTGGTTTATTTCCTTCAGCAATCAATCATGTTTTAATTAATGAGTATCATCCAAATCAAGGGATCATG CCACACCAAGATGGTCCTGCCTACTTCCCTGTTGTTGCTATAATTTCTCTTGCTTCACCGGTTGTGATTGACTTTACCCCTCATCAAAGGCTTAAAGGGGAGGACTTTACAGATCCCCAAAATGCACACTCTGGAGAGTCGCAGGCAACTACAACAGAGAGCAATGGTTCCCATAATCTTGAAGGTGCAAATGAAACTGACCCTGCTTCTTCATCACTTCTTCTGATGCCGTGCAGCCTGCTGATATTCAAAGATCAGGCTTATACAG ACTACCTGCATGGAATACAAGATAATGAGCTACAAAACCTAGACAAG GTCGCCAATATGTTACAGTGCCCAGAATTCAAGCATCTAAATTCTGGTGATGGGCAGGGGAACACAGATGAGTCTTGCAGCCTTGAGCAAAGTGGCGTCTACCGTAGGACTGCGAGGAGAGTCTCGCTAACGTGTCGGCTGGTGTTGAAAGTTCACAAGAAGCTGTTCAAAATGTAG
- the LOC4348650 gene encoding protein IQ-DOMAIN 19 isoform X2 — MGKAGRWLRSFLAGKKDGGGRRSGERQQHGGGDATPAVEVAAASTREKKRWSFRRSSASASAAAMGKPAAVTAPSTPEPSVSGLASVSERARDVADLEGQSKHAMAVAAVATAAEGDDVSASAVEVVAAVMIQATYRGYLARKALCALRGLVKLQALIRGNLVRKQATATLRRMQALLVAQARLRAQRMRMLEEEEDDDVHGHGHHHHRRSSPHHPRHRRSYEMDRSGEEQAKIVEVDVGEPAPPRRGRSSCSVAASESRERRMAEYGYYAQCSPAPSSSAFTAAAAASPPRDASYSGHFDDFSPFEPATARSSPYIPPSPGGGGGGGGGEFFPNYMANTQSSRAKARSQSAPRQRTEPHLPQPPPPPPHFERQPSRRRGGGVPRSVKMQRSSSHVGVPAAHGYHHHHLYSYGQYPWSVKQLDRSSASLKDSECGSTTSSVLTAATTVGYCRSLVGLDLHRGHY, encoded by the exons ATGGGGAAGGCGGGGAGGTGGCTGAGGAGCTTCTTGGCGGGGAAGAAGGATGGGGGTGGGAGGAGATCAGGGGAGAGGcagcagcacggcggcggcgacgcgacgccggcggtggaggtggcggcggcgagtacCAGGGAGAAGAAGCGGTGGAGCTTCCGGCGGTCGtctgcgtcggcgtcggcggcggcgatggggaagCCGGCCGCGGTcacggcgccgtcgacgccggagCCGAGCGTGTCCGGGCTCGCGTCGGTGTCGGAGCGGGCGCGCGACGTCGCTGATCTCGAGGGGCAGAGCAAGCACGCCATGGCGGTCGCCGCCGTGGCGACCGCGGCGGAGGGTGACGACGTGTCGGCGAGCGCCGTCgaggtggtcgccgccgtcatGATCCAGGCCACCTACAGAGGCTACCTG GCGAGGAAGGCGCTGTGCGCGCTGAGGGGGCTCGTGAAGCTGCAAGCGCTGATCAGAGGCAACCTCGTGAGGAAGCAGGCCACCGCCACGCTCCGCCGCATGCAGGCGCTGCTCGTCGCGCAGGCCCGCCTCCGCGCACAACGCATGCGCAtgctcgaggaggaagaagacgacgacgtccatggccacggccaccaccaccaccgccggtcATCGCCGCACCACCCCCGGCACCGCCGCTCCTAC GAGATGGACAGGTCGGGCGAGGAGCAGGCCAAGATCGTGGAGGTGGACGTGGGtgagccggcgccgccgcggcgggggcggagcagctgctcggtggcggcgagcgagTCGAGGGAACGGCGGATGGCGGAGTACGGCTACTACGCGCAGTGCtcccccgcgccgtcgtcgtcggcgttcacggcggcggccgcggcgagcccGCCGCGCGACGCGTCGTACAGCGGCCACTTCGACGACTTCTCGCCGTTCGAGCCGGCCACCGCGCGGAGCAGCCCGTACATTCCGCCatcccccggcggcggcggcggcggcggcggcggcgagttctTCCCCAACTACATGGCCAACACGCAGTCCTCCCGCGCCAAGGCGCGTTCCCAGAGCGCGCCGAGGCAGCGCACCGAGCCTCAcctcccgcagccgccgccgccgccgccgcacttcgAGCGGcagcccagccgccgccgcggcggcggcgtgccgaggAGCGTCAAGATGCAGCGTTCGTCGTCGCACGTCGGCGTTCCGGCGGCGCAcggctaccaccaccaccacctctacAGCTACGGGCAGTATCCATGGTCGGTGAAGCAGCTGGACAGATCGAGCGCGTCGCTCAAGGACAGCGAGTGCGGGTCGACGACGAGCTCcgtcctcaccgccgccaccaccgtcggctACTGCCGCTCCCTCGTCGGCTTAGACCTCCACAGGGGCCACTACTGA
- the LOC4348650 gene encoding protein IQ-DOMAIN 19 isoform X1: protein MGKAGRWLRSFLAGKKDGGGRRSGERQQHGGGDATPAVEVAAASTREKKRWSFRRSSASASAAAMGKPAAVTAPSTPEPSVSGLASVSERARDVADLEGQSKHAMAVAAVATAAEGDDVSASAVEVVAAVMIQATYRGYLARKALCALRGLVKLQALIRGNLVRKQATATLRRMQALLVAQARLRAQRMRMLEEEEDDDVHGHGHHHHRRSSPHHPRHRRSYVSRARLPSRRRGNFSYVHALQEMDRSGEEQAKIVEVDVGEPAPPRRGRSSCSVAASESRERRMAEYGYYAQCSPAPSSSAFTAAAAASPPRDASYSGHFDDFSPFEPATARSSPYIPPSPGGGGGGGGGEFFPNYMANTQSSRAKARSQSAPRQRTEPHLPQPPPPPPHFERQPSRRRGGGVPRSVKMQRSSSHVGVPAAHGYHHHHLYSYGQYPWSVKQLDRSSASLKDSECGSTTSSVLTAATTVGYCRSLVGLDLHRGHY from the exons ATGGGGAAGGCGGGGAGGTGGCTGAGGAGCTTCTTGGCGGGGAAGAAGGATGGGGGTGGGAGGAGATCAGGGGAGAGGcagcagcacggcggcggcgacgcgacgccggcggtggaggtggcggcggcgagtacCAGGGAGAAGAAGCGGTGGAGCTTCCGGCGGTCGtctgcgtcggcgtcggcggcggcgatggggaagCCGGCCGCGGTcacggcgccgtcgacgccggagCCGAGCGTGTCCGGGCTCGCGTCGGTGTCGGAGCGGGCGCGCGACGTCGCTGATCTCGAGGGGCAGAGCAAGCACGCCATGGCGGTCGCCGCCGTGGCGACCGCGGCGGAGGGTGACGACGTGTCGGCGAGCGCCGTCgaggtggtcgccgccgtcatGATCCAGGCCACCTACAGAGGCTACCTG GCGAGGAAGGCGCTGTGCGCGCTGAGGGGGCTCGTGAAGCTGCAAGCGCTGATCAGAGGCAACCTCGTGAGGAAGCAGGCCACCGCCACGCTCCGCCGCATGCAGGCGCTGCTCGTCGCGCAGGCCCGCCTCCGCGCACAACGCATGCGCAtgctcgaggaggaagaagacgacgacgtccatggccacggccaccaccaccaccgccggtcATCGCCGCACCACCCCCGGCACCGCCGCTCCTACGTAAGCCGCGCGCGcctcccctcgcgccgccgtggaAACTTTTCTTATGTACACGCTTTGCAGGAGATGGACAGGTCGGGCGAGGAGCAGGCCAAGATCGTGGAGGTGGACGTGGGtgagccggcgccgccgcggcgggggcggagcagctgctcggtggcggcgagcgagTCGAGGGAACGGCGGATGGCGGAGTACGGCTACTACGCGCAGTGCtcccccgcgccgtcgtcgtcggcgttcacggcggcggccgcggcgagcccGCCGCGCGACGCGTCGTACAGCGGCCACTTCGACGACTTCTCGCCGTTCGAGCCGGCCACCGCGCGGAGCAGCCCGTACATTCCGCCatcccccggcggcggcggcggcggcggcggcggcgagttctTCCCCAACTACATGGCCAACACGCAGTCCTCCCGCGCCAAGGCGCGTTCCCAGAGCGCGCCGAGGCAGCGCACCGAGCCTCAcctcccgcagccgccgccgccgccgccgcacttcgAGCGGcagcccagccgccgccgcggcggcggcgtgccgaggAGCGTCAAGATGCAGCGTTCGTCGTCGCACGTCGGCGTTCCGGCGGCGCAcggctaccaccaccaccacctctacAGCTACGGGCAGTATCCATGGTCGGTGAAGCAGCTGGACAGATCGAGCGCGTCGCTCAAGGACAGCGAGTGCGGGTCGACGACGAGCTCcgtcctcaccgccgccaccaccgtcggctACTGCCGCTCCCTCGTCGGCTTAGACCTCCACAGGGGCCACTACTGA